The genomic region AGCCCGGTAGCAATGTCGTTGTGAATCTAGGGCCAACAATGAGTGGAACAGTTGTCAGAAAGGTGGATGGGTCACTGATATGGTCAAATGATGATGGGACAGAATAATCCCGTAAATAGAGCTCGTGTCGACACCATTTGCCACCAAGATGTCATGCACATCCATTTCAACATGCAGCTACCACACTAACGCAAGCAGGCGACTGACCAAATCAGGGGCAAGATTACGCCAATCTTTTCGTATTACTAGATCAAATAGGAATGTCTTTTTGTgagttgggtggtggatgaggaacGACCAAATTGAGCTGCAAACCCTCTGTGACCCGTTATCGGAGGCCCAAAGAACAGCTCGGCAGGACAGGAATGGATAGTCGCGGTGCTGTTATCGCTGAAATCGAGAccgttgaagatgatggtgggacATGAAGTTGAGGTGGTGTGGCAGCCATAATCAAGAAGGGAAAGTAAGGTAGATTCTTAGTAATTTTTCACAATGTACCTATACAACGTGAACCTCTGACTCTTAAGTACATAATTTCCCGTCATTGTATCATTAAGTGGTCTTCATTATCTCATACTTacagcaacaaaaaacaaaaaatgaaaaagattGGATGTCAAAAAGCAACGATCCGCCCAGGGGTCGAACCTGGAACCTCCTGATTGGTACTTGTATCGTAGTCAGACGCGCTGCCATTACGCCAGCGGACCAATGAGAATTGATATTTTGTCCACTGTAATTTATGATTACATTGGATGTGAACAACTTGTGCAGCATACCTTAGCGAGTGATGAAATTCTTCAATCTCTCTGTCATTCATAAACCccccaaaagaaaattaGCCATCGCAAGTGCTACCTTCAAACTTTTTTCCAGCCTTCTTTTCACATACCTATACCTCAATAGCATCGACGGGTGCTACCATCCGACGCCATGCCGTATACATCCACCTTTCCGTTATCCCATGCTAAGCCGCTAGGCTTCGTAGTAGCATTGCCGCCCATATTCTCCCACGAAGCTGTCCACTGGCCATTGGTGGCCTTTTTGCGGTACATGGTATCGTCCCGGCCAGTGTAGTACACTTCCATCTGATTGCCCCAAGCAACAACATCTGGAGCCATGCCTGGTCGCACATCTCCACCCATGTTCATCCAGTTACCCCAATTCccggtgctgttggtgtaAGTTCTCATCCACACCGCCCCGTCGGTTCCCCCAACGGCCACAGTCATATTGCCGCTCCAAGCAACGGCGCTGGGTTCACTATCCAACGAGCCCCCGAGGTTTGTCCAGCTTCCCCAAGTATTTCCATTCATCATTTGTGTCGCCCATGCCTGTCCATCTgtccctctcaccaccactcccgTGTGGCCTTTACCCCAGCTTACAGACTTTGGCGCACCGGCGAGGGAGCCGCCCATGTTTTGCCAGCTGCCCCATCCGCTATTCTCATCGTACCTAATCCCCCACAGCTGATTGTCACTGGAACTGGTGTAGACAGACGCATGCCTGCCGCCCCAGGAGCACGAGGAAGGATAGTGCTTGCAGTTGCCCCCCATCGGTTGCCATGATCCCCACGCACCGCCACTGTAGGGGCGATGCCAGATCTGATAGTCTGTTCCTTTGCAAAACATGTGCATGTATCCACTTCTCCTGCTGCAACAACTGGGAGCAGAGTCGAGGCTTCCACCCAGATCGTCCCACTCTGGAATCCACGGGTTGCTACCGCCGCGATAGTACTTGTGACGGCATTTTCGGTCGCGATGCGTATAATATACGTCCTGCCAACCGGGCCCCAGGATGTAACCGCAGGGTGGTACAAGCCAGATCCAGACATGTTTTCCCACTGGCCAGATGTTGCTCGCTTGTTTGTTGCTCGGGGTTGATCAAGGGTGAGGCAAAATAGGATACCTGGCGAGGAAAACGGGCTTTgaaagatggagagggattAGTGAAGTACTCGATCGAGTGAACATTGGACCgcttggagaggaagttATCGGGGCGGGGCGTATTCCAATAGTCAATATCTCTTGCTTCCGCACGGCTGCGGATGAGGAAAGGTGAAGGACGGGTGCGGGGTCCTATAAGATCaggtgatgggagggaaaagacgagaaggggaagggtgaGCAATATGATGTAATGGATCATGTCTTGCAAGAGGTTGGATTCGATGGTTTTGGAGTCTGCAGTGATTGAagtgggtgttggtgatgacagtAACAAGCAAGCTTCCAGAGACAAAAAGGAGACTTTTATAGACAGCAAACTTGCGTGCTTCTGCATCCAGCCGGACTTGCATTGGGCCTTACGAGGGAACAGTCCTCGTCCTGAGTCAGTTCATAGCCATACAGATTGCGGCTGGACGGCTACCAATCTTCATTATTGCGACACTTCTCACCTTATCTTGTGTGAATACTGGGTCAGTCTGACCCTGGAAGAGTTCCTACTGGCTATTTTCTCACAGCGTGTTATTCACTTTCGTTCTGAGTTCCCACTGCGAGACATCCAAGTGGTCACAAAGCCATGGATGCTTTTCTCACAATACAAAATACCGACAGGACACTAGGGTTGCACTGCAGCACAATGTATGCGCATAATGAAATGGTAGCCCATTCATGTGGGCACTTGCTTGTTGCCAAGTCCGAATAAAGGGATCGAGTTGACCGGGTATGAATCTTGCCGATGCCCATTACCATCAGAGAGAGGGGGCAGGCCGGGaaggtaaggtaaggtagcACCTAACAAGATGAAAGAGGAAACCACCCCGACTTGACATATCAAAGGAAGATAGCTCCAGAACGAGTCTCAACCCAGTCGAGATGCAACTGTTTGAAGCGTCCGAGGTCTATGGTTGTATACCTATCTAGGACCGCATGATCAGTTCCAGAGTCTCATGGGGTATATAGAGTTTGCTGTTGTTTAGTTCACGGCTATTTGAATCTTGGTGACTGTCACGCATTCGAAGATGAAACTCGGCTTACCTCTCTTATCTATATGGGGTTCATCGATACTCTCCGCCATTTTCTCCGCTGCGTATCAACTTTCAACCCACGTATGGTAACCACTGTAACATACCAACTCAACTCACCGCCTCTCCAGTTCCCGAAATATGGTATTATTGCTCGTTTTGGTGTAACACCACCGTGCATGTAACCTTTCCCAGGCATAGGTGATGTCCTCTTCCGCGAGGCTCATGGTGGTGTGTATCAGTGTACCAAGGTGTCTGTGTGCCGCTACAATGGCAACGAGGGACGGGAAACCTTGACTTGCTTTTCCCGAAATTGGCTCAGATTGCTCATGGCTGAGCTGCAGGTTGGTATCAAACTGATTAGAGATTGCTAGGGAAATGGAAATAAAACTCCGTGCTACATACAGAAAAGCGTAAAATGAAAACGGAAAACCAAAGAAAAACAGAataacccccccttcccacgtCTAAGACTCTAAGGTATTATGCTACCACACCTGATGCAACTGCCCACTTTCGTTTTTAGAATCTCGACTCTATCCTCATCAACTTGAACATATTGGACCTAGGAAAAGCAGCTCTTGGCCCAAAGGATAGCTTTAACCTTGAGGGGAatcttgttgctcttgccAGAGTTAAGTTCACGGACCTGGATGCCGTGCTTCTCCTTCAAGGCGCCCTCGTTGGAGGATAAAGATTGCCGTCCTGAAGTGTCAACATCATCAGTTCTGTCGCCAGTGTAGATCTGACGGGGACGCCAAATCTTAATGGGTTTGTCTGTCAATTACAATGTTAGGATCTGATTCTGAAAGGTAGACCTAGATTCGGATGTGGAAACATACCCAAGGTCTCTCTCCAGTGTGCGAGACCACCGGGAATTCGCGATAGAGTGATGATGGCCGTGATCATGTCGGTCTCGAAGCCCCTGCGACAAGATGGTTTGTTAGCATTTGTCTCACCACATGGAATGCACGAACGATGGCACGTACAGAGCAGAGTACAAGAAGCATCCCAACAGATCGGCATTCGCCTTGAGCTTCCTGCTCACAAAGTACTCGTCCTCATTGGCCAGCTTGTCGATGGCAAAGGCAACCCTGAGCAGAGGGTTGGCGTCACACTTCTCCCTGTTCTTCTCAATAAGTTCCTCAATGAGGGAAAGGCGGGGGTCGCGGGTGCGGTAGATGCGGTGACCGTAGCCGAACAGACGAGccttcttggacttgaccATTTCAATGTAAGCAGGGACAAAACTGGGGTGCTTGATCTTTCCCAGTGCTTCATAAGCAAGATCGATGGCGCCTCCATGAAGGGGACCAAATCCGCACACCAAAGCGGAAATGGCGCAAGAGCCTGGATCGGCAAGAGTGGAGCCAGCATGGAGAAGGCCGGCGGTAGAGTTGGTCATCTCATGGTCTGCGTAGCAGATCCAGAGCTTCTCAAGGCACGCCTGAATCTCGGGATCGGGACCAACACCAGTCTCCTTGTTTGTcttgcccatcatcaacagcagatTTCCAATGAGGCTGCCATTGGGATCCGGGTTTGTGAAGGTCAGCTTTCGCTTGTGACAGTGAATAAGAGCGAGGGTAGTAGCATAGTAGGCGATGGTGCGGATGATGGCCGCATCGGCCTGTTCGAAGTTGTTGTGGAAGCTgggtttgtgtgtgtgtcgaTTGTTGGCAATCACCTTGTCCCCTGACATGAAAGCACAGAGACCGGCGAGGCACATCGGGTATGTATCGCTGTTGCGTCTGGAGAGCAAGCACGGTGGTCAGTATGGAGCTCACCCGGTCGACTGAGAGCGTTGATGCCACTTACGGGAACGCAGCTATGGTGTCAACGACTGTCTTGGTTGGTACCATGGCAGCAGCGAACTTTCGTCGCACATCCAGCTTTTCGGCTTGTGTAGGAAGCTTTCCCCACATCAAGAGGTAAAGCACATCCTCATAGTCATTGTTTTGGAAGAGCTCTTGGATGGGATGGCCACGATATTGGATTTGGCCCCGGTTGCCGTCACTGTCTTGCATTAACACGTGGAGCCAAGTGAAAAGGGAACTGGCACTTACATCAGGGTGATCTCGGATTCCATGCACGCGACATTCTCAAAGCCATTGTCGAGGACGGTGAGCTTCTGCTCAATATCGCTGCCCTTTGGATCTGGGGTAGTGATAGCCATGAGGTCCTTGGCCCGGATGAAGTTATCATGGATGGGGATAAGGTAGGCATTCTCGGTGCGAGAATCCACAATGCGCAGTTGGCCGGTCTCTTTGGAAGGcatcttggtggttggtcaACGTTGACTGAGCGTGAACGAGTATTCAAGTCGATGCGGACTGGAGTGTTGGTTGGATGTCGTGGCTCAGTATCACGGTACAAGTGCTGGCATTTAAGCACTTTTGGAAGTTAGGACGGGGACTGTTGAGGATGTCGAGTCCTTTTCCCAACTTGGACTGCACTGATTCACATGTCCGTCATGTACTTGTCGCTGGGGGTGATGTCGTGTCTCAACAAGTCGTGGGGTCGGCCATCCGGGAAGTTCGGAAGATCCCTTCCACATATAGCAAGTGTTCGAGGAGCGGCAACAATGGAACCGTTGCAGCCGCACAGCGAGCTATCCGTGAGACTTTTGGGATATCGGGGAGTAAAGTGCTGCGCAGGACTTTTTCTTCCATTCCATAGGAGCCGGCGGCAGTACCTTGCGATTGGGAAATATTTGCTGACCCGGACCTGCAGGTGTGTAGCACGTACCTGGGGCGTGGTGTCCCCACAAAAATCCTCAGATTCCTTTCCATCGCTTCCGTGTGCGCAGCTCACGGCTGTTTCGGTCAAGTCCGCCTCATAGAAGCTCTACCGGTCTGGAATCCTTTGAGAAAGATATTGTCTGATAATGTCAAAATTGTGGCATGTTTGATCTTTTGTTGATGTCTTGGCGGTCGGACCAGGAGATGTTGAAATCTTCCGGGCTTATGCCGTCCTTGTTTACTGCATTCCGCATCCCGACAACTCCAAGTTCATAAGTCCCAGGAGTCAGCGCGCACTCTGAATGTTTTGtttctcatcaccatcaccaccatccactAGAAGCCTCTGCCGCCTGCTCTTAACGCTCTCAACTACAAACACTTTTGCACAACATCTTACCTTTCATACAACTTCGAAATCGATCAGAAtggccgctgctgctgtcgcccccacctccaccacaggCTTTGTCTGCATGTGGAATGGCACCAAGGACGGTGCCGACGCTTTTGTCGACTATGGCAAtggcaacaccaacatcaacgagCCCCAGAAGGTCAACATTGTGGCTCACGACATCCGCCACTTGGAGCCCAAGCCATCTCTCGCCGGAGACGGCTACGAGCTCGCCGACCACGTCAGCAACCTTTCCACCGAGGACATGCTTGCTGGAAACACTCCCGAGGGCCGCAAGTTGATTGAGACTGAGTACTATGCCGAGTGCAAGAAGATCATTGCCGACATCACCAAGGCCCCCATCGTGGAGCCTTACATCTTCCGCATCCGACAAAACGGTGCTCATCCTCGCGATTTTGGCACCAAGAACGTGGCCAACAAGGGCATGACCTCGGCCTCCCTTCCAATTGCCCACGTTGACCGTGACCGCCGCACGCTCCGCGACGGCATCATTGAGTactttggtgaggaggaggccgagagaCTGTTCAAGAAGCACAAGCGGTATGCCCAGATCAACGTTTGGCGTGGTGTGGACGAGGTCATCAAGAAGTGGCCCCTCATCTTTATCAACCACGCCCAGGTCCCCAACTGGGATTATGACAGCCACATGGCCACAGTTACGCCCATCAATGACCCCCGCGTCGCCATCCGCGGCCAAAAGGCGCAGGACAGTGTTCTCAAGTATGCCGCCGAGTACAGCTACTACTATGTCAGCGacatgaagaaggaggaggtgcttgTTTTCTCGTCAGGCGACAGCGATGCCGCTCGCGTTGTGCCCCACGGCGCTTTCTGGGACGACAACACGGCTGATGATGCGCCCACCAGGCGCTCGCTCGAGGTCCGTGCCTGGGTTTtctttgacgacgaggagtAATTGAGATGAGCGTGTTGGTGCTTCGATGATCTGTTTCAATGTTTCCACTCACTAGACTAGCTTAGATAAATCAAACCGTGCAAGTTGTCATGATGCCTCCATTCGCAATGTCGTTTTGTCTTGCAATGTCTTGAAAGGAGATCTCGACATGTCTGCTGTCAACTGTTCAAGTCAAGGTCCCTGCTTGTGTGTCTGTGCCTGAGAGTTGTGATTGGTTGTGATTGAAATAGAAATGCGGGAGCTAGCCTTAGCGCATGTTTTTGGCCTCCCAGAGCCCCACTCTCAACGTCCAATGACGTGTTTGAGCCTGGGCCACTTTGATAACATTAAAAAAGGACGACCCAAACAGGAAACAAGCTCATCGCCAATGGCAGATGTACCGAGATCCCCGCAGGGTCAGCGTTACACCACGGCAAGCCTCACACGGACACGGACTGGTTTTCTCGTCACTTTTGTCCTGTCCATAACAACCACTGACTTCAAGGCGGTGTTTTCCCATCAGGTCTGGGTTTTTCACTCCGTTCCGGTCCAGGCCCCGGGAATGCCGATCATTCCCATTCCGCTCTTCTATTGTTCGAACCGTGTCATCGGGTTTCGATCTGATGGCATCAAATCTGAGTCACCTATGAAATGTAAGACAGGACAGTCAAAGCTGGAAATTAAGGCCTGCCATCTCAGACGTGTCTTGATCCAGTCCTTTTCACTGCATGTGCACAGTACCGGGAGATAGGGATCTGGGGACATCGTACCTCCAGGAACCGTCCCCTTCTCGTGCTCTGTTGCCGTTTGGGGGACTAGAAATGGAAAGCATGTGAAATTGGGCCACCAGTTCTTACCAAAGCTCAAAGCCCCGGGGCGGAGGCAAACTCGGCACGGAGAACGGAACATATTTGGCTCCATCACATGTCGGCTTCTTCGGTGTTCCTATTCCCAGACTTCGGTAGTGACTGGCGAGGTAGGTTAGCTTAAACCACGAGATAGCATCAAAACCTCCAAAGAGACCCGTCCCGGCTTTGGGATCTGACTGCACGTGGGCTTATCCGACAAGCCTCCCCTACTTCTGGTCACAGTCCACATATCTTGGCCATCAGCGATAGAGCTACTACAAAGGTAGGCAACCCCAACTCTTCCAGTCATGAGCCGCAAAGTCGCATCATACCTCGGTATCTTTGACAATGGCAACCGGGGGAACGGAGTCGTCGGAGACCTAGGCAGGAAGACAGACCCTCAAGAAGTCTTCACTTCTCAGTACCACCACATGGCATCCATTTCCTTCATGGCTCCGCCGGGGCGCTGGGTCTTTTTAATGGGATATTCATAATCTGGCAATCGATTCTCCCTCTGTTGACTCGATGCCAAGACAAACACAACCATCAGATGTCAAACAGTTTTGGGATTAGTCTCACAGTCCCACCCACACCCCGGATGTGCGGCAGGGGGGCGCGGCCACTAATAGTGGACCTTCTGGAATGCAACCCAACAATGGGGTGGCCACAAGGAAAGACGGGCTCGACCGAGACACCGGGAGAAAGGGCACTTTGGCTCCCTATCCTCCGTTCCATgacaccttctcctcgcctGAAAATGCACGACATAAGTGTAAAAGAACATCGACGACGCGCTGAACATTGGCATCCACCCACCGCTTTGGACCTGGCCAAGCCTTGAGGGTTTTCTCTTCGTTTTATCGCCtttatttttgttttcttgccCTGGGCTTGCCCTGGGTACCATCAAAACACACCGTCATGGCAGTCATGGCAACCGTGGCGACAGGAAGCACATCTGCTCTCGCTGCTGTCGACACCGAGCCCATCTCTGAGCAGCCCGTCTCGGACGGTGTTGACGACGTCGACGTGCCACCTCCGTATTCCGTATGGTCACCGTGGCAAAAGAAGCTCATcgtcgccggcgccgccttTGGTGGTTTCTTCAACCCAATCACGGCCCAAGTCTACCTACCTGCTCTAACCGTCTTGGAAGACGAGTTCGGCGTCACCGAGGCCGAAATCAACCTGACCGTTACCACCTACATGATCTTCCAGGGCTTGACTCCTATCCTATTCAGTGGCTTTACCGACACACTGGGACGACGACCTGGATACATTTTTTGTTTCATCGTATACATCTCAGCCAACATTGCCCTGGCTCTCGCAAATGACTATGAGGACTTGCTGGTAATACGGTGTTTCCAGTCAGCCGGATCAGCGACCATCATGGTGATCTGTCAGGCAGTGGTGgccgacatcatcaccagcgccGAAAGAGGAGCTTATATTGCATTGACGGCCATCCCGTCCATTCTGGGCCCATCCCTCGGTCCCGTCATTGGCGGTGCCATGACGCAATActtgggttggaggagcatCTTTTGGATGTTGACCATTGCAGCGGGCATCAACTTCTTGCTCATGCTGTTGTTCATACCAGAAACGTGCCGCAAGGTGGTAGGTGACGGATCCGTCCGCCCTCCCTGGTGGTGTCAGAGCGTGTATCAGTGGTTTTACTACCGTCGGCACCCCAGTGTCCCTCAAAACCTTAACTCGCTTGAAAAGTCTGCGTACACCACGGACGAGGGCAAACTCAAGTACGCCACTTCTCACTTGTTTTCATCCTTTGCGTTGCTCCGAGAGAAGGAGCTTGCACTTTTACTCATCATCGGCGGTACCGTTTTCACTGGGGTCTATGCCGTGGGAACGGCCATGCcagccctcctccaaaacttGTATGGCTTTACCCCCATGCAAATTGGACTCATGTATTTACCATTGGCTGGTGGCTCAATCCTtgcggtggtgtttgttggaCCCGGCATGAACTGGAACCTGAGACGGCATGCCAGAAAGCTGGGAATGCCGGTGGACAAGAAAACCAAGATGGACCTCAGTCGGTTTCCCATTGAGAAGGTTAGACTGGAGATTGCATTCCCATTTTTGCTATTGGGCGTCGGGATTATAACCTCTTGGGGCTGGATCACCGTTAACATGGTCGAGATTGAAAAGGTGATCATTGTGGTGCTTTTCcttggggttggtttggttggaGTCAACAATGTGGTCAACGCGCTGATTGTCGACATTTATCCCGACACAGCCGGCGCGGCGCTGGCAGCCTACAACCTAGCGAAATGCATCATGGGCGCAGCATCGTCTGGATTCGTCGCGCCCATGATCCTAGGGATGGGCATGGGTCCGGCGTTTACTCTCTTGGGTTGTCTCTACCTTCTACTCGTGCCCATCATACTCTTGGTAATGTGGAAGGGGGTTGTCTGGAGGACATCCAGACATGCAAGAGAGCTGAGAAAGAAGGGCAGCATCTTAGTCAGGGAGCATGAGCCTCAGGAATCGGTTTCTGATACTGACATGGCAAGCACACCGCAAAAGGAAACAACGAGTACCGAGATTCTGCCGGCAGAAAAGGACGCGAGGTCGACATCATAGTTCACTTCGTATAATGGATGGAATAACTACGAGCATGCGTGTGTTGATAGACGATAGACTACTGTGTATTTTTGATTGCCGTTTGCCTTTGGAAACCATATGTACAATTGTAATTTCCGAATCCATCATTTCATCATACCAACCGTCCAACCTCATGAAGTATGGTTTCACACCATGAAGCCTATTACCATTTCGTGTACAAAAATCCAAATACATATTACAACAAattctccctcgccatacATCTTGTAAGGCCCAAGAGCGTCAACGTACCGCGTTGCCAGTCCAATTCGTCATCTCTCTACACCGTTGTTGTGGTTCCATGACCGTTGCTCACAGGGACTGCGTTGCCACTCGTAAGCGGTCTGTCCTTCTCGATGTCACCACCGTGGAGAAGTCTGTTTGTCCGCGAACCAGCCCACATTAGAGCTTCTAAGATCGCATTGAGGAACAGGTATGAACTACAATAGCAACGCGTTAGTAAGCACTGGGGTGGCATACTGTGTAGAGATGGTCTACTTACAAACCAATGATCCAAAATGCCTGAATGGTATGCTTGAGCCGGCACCTGTTgacaaaaggaggagaatTGTACAAGCACCTATTACCGGCATAATCCTGGCTGCTGAAAATCAAGCTTGTGAGCCAGAAGTATGAGAGCAGCAGGTTAAGCGGAAGCATGTAGCCTCTATAAAATTTGAATGCCGGTAAAAAGGTTGCAAAAAGATATAGAAAAAGGGTCACTACCGCAATCACTTCTTGGTACACAAGATGCGTGTTTCGGTAGTGGTAGTGGTGTAAAAAGTAGGACAAGATCCCAGTCAAGATGGTTGACGACGCAAGCACCAAAAAGTTGTGGAGCCCAAGAAAGGTGCGGATGATGGGATTGTCAAAAAAgcgcttggtgttggtggtgtccatcttggtggttgttCTTGATCTAACAGAGGGCAATACTGATGTTGGTGAGAGGCGGAGATTGGGGCAGTTGTCTGTCTCTGGGATTTCTGGAACAAGACAATCTTTAAACCAGACAACCTCACAACGAATGACGTGTAGCTACACGTATCCATGACGCATGTTACATGCCCCGTGTCACCTGCATTTATCgctgggtggtgatgctggaaGAAGTGCAGGTGACGTCAAGGAGGGCCCAAAGCGCAGTGTTGAAACAAGTACCAATGCTGAATGACGATGGCTTGTCTGAACCTTGCATCCTCAAAGTGTCATCAGATGTGCCGCGCATTGATATTGGGGAAGACTGTTCCGGAAAACGCAGCGCAAGTCTAGGATGGATATGGATGTAGCCCTGAGGGACGGGGAGCTAAGGCCTCAGACAATGAGTTGTAATTCTAATTCAGTTTCAAACATCCCTGTCGCGACTTTTTCCGCCTAGCACATCTAGAGGTGTGGTTTTGGGTTGATCGCTGCCACTGGCGCCGTTGCCTATCGCTTTCCCATCACTTACCCGCGAGATGCTGTTTTCGTTGTTGGTTGTGCTCCTCCATGTCTTCGAAAACACGTTCCCGGCAACAAGCTGAAAGGTCCGTGACTTTCTGATCTGTCGCAACATGGGGTTCATGATTGGTAGAGTAGCACATATTATGGCGGTGGGTGGTAAGATGAAGTGTAGCCCAGAGCACAGTCTTGAACTGATTGGGATTTCGGGCGGTAGGGACGTAGCCGAGCACAACCTTGACGATTCCGGTCACCACAACACtgtgagaagaagagacaaGTTAGCTAGATAACATACATCCAATCGACAAACAGCTTCTATGTAAAACTTACAATCCTCCGAGGAAGAAAATGCCCCCGGCTGACAGTTTGTTCGCGAGCGGTATGTTGAGCTTTCGGAGACTTCCCATCGGAAGTCCTAGAATCATGATGTTGCCCGCGCTGTCAGATTCCTCAAAGGGGATCAGCGGGGCGGATCTAGGGTagaagacgagggagatgacATGTTGACTCGTGGCGTGGGTGATTGGTGCTGTGTTTGGCACTGCGTTTGCTCTTtaaaagaggaaaagataTCATCCTGCCCATCGAGATTGAAATTTGTCGACAGCAATCAATCAGCAAGCGAAGATAGAATGTTGCCATGCGGCGTTGCCGTTATTCTTTTGGTAGTCCTTTCATATGTGTGGCACGTGTGCTTTGGTGGACACTTGACCGAAGACGAAGACTTTGTTGGCCGTGCGTCACGAACTCGAGTGCATTCTTTGACCGAAGCAGGTACTACAAGATGACAAACCTTAGATTCATTATTCGAAATGCTTGGCCTCGAGCTGAATCGCCTTCAACGAGATCCGGGGTGGCCGAGCAGCCGATAGCACGTTGGTTCTGAGATTCAACTTCTACTACCTTGGGTTCGGTCAGTTTTATTGGGCATTTTCCTCATTTGATAGTACGCTCGCGAGTCAAGTTCAACCAGATGAGTGGTCAAACTAGACGAGATTTGCTTGTTTTAGATCTACAggagaggtggtgtgggGATTCCTGACTGCTAGCCCTGTCGGATCAAGATGGCTGGTGTCTACCGACGGGATTGGAGCGGCTCGACAAGTGTCAAATACCATTCATCATTGGACCGGTTAAAGGTGGTGACATCGTCTAAAAGAGATGCTCTGGAGCCAGAAACATGGTTTTCAGACCTAGGAGAACGCGAACTGGTCATAATGAGAGTCAACGAAACCCCTCTGGTTATGCACGACGCGCGGCGTCTATGCAATTTTCAATGGTTCCGTACCCGACAGATTGGGTAATGACGGACCGACGGTGATCTCATGGCACTTGATATACGACTATTCAAACTCTTGATTGTCCGTCTAGCCGTAACTGTGGATTCCTATATTGCTGCAAGGGGTTGCAATTACCCCCGACCCCCGTTTGCGAGACAGGCTAGAAAGCAGCCGGCTATTACCACCAGTCTCAACGATCACGAGTCTATATGTTTTCTGGGGTAAAGGCAATTACCAGGATCCACCGAGAATCTGGGGAACTCCGCACATTTGGCATTGATGGTATTCCGGCTAAAAGGGGAGAGCTGACAATCCA from Podospora bellae-mahoneyi strain CBS 112042 chromosome 4, whole genome shotgun sequence harbors:
- a CDS encoding hypothetical protein (EggNog:ENOG503P2GJ) translates to MGGSLAGAPKSVSWGKGHTGVVVRGTDGQAWATQMMNGNTWGSWTNLGGSLDSEPSAVAWSGNMTVAVGGTDGAVWMRTYTNSTGNWGNWMNMGGDVRPGMAPDVVAWGNQMEVYYTGRDDTMYRKKATNGQWTASWENMGGNATTKPSGLAWDNGKVDVYGMASDGSTRRCY
- a CDS encoding hypothetical protein (EggNog:ENOG503NUD9; COG:C); protein product: MPSKETGQLRIVDSRTENAYLIPIHDNFIRAKDLMAITTPDPKGSDIEQKLTVLDNGFENVACMESEITLIDGNRGQIQYRGHPIQELFQNNDYEDVLYLLMWGKLPTQAEKLDVRRKFAAAMVPTKTVVDTIAAFPRNSDTYPMCLAGLCAFMSGDKVIANNRHTHKPSFHNNFEQADAAIIRTIAYYATTLALIHCHKRKLTFTNPDPNGSLIGNLLLMMGKTNKETGVGPDPEIQACLEKLWICYADHEMTNSTAGLLHAGSTLADPGSCAISALVCGFGPLHGGAIDLAYEALGKIKHPSFVPAYIEMVKSKKARLFGYGHRIYRTRDPRLSLIEELIEKNREKCDANPLLRVAFAIDKLANEDEYFVSRKLKANADLLGCFLYSALGFETDMITAIITLSRIPGGLAHWRETLDKPIKIWRPRQIYTGDRTDDVDTSGRQSLSSNEGALKEKHGIQVRELNSGKSNKIPLKVKAILWAKSCFS
- a CDS encoding hypothetical protein (EggNog:ENOG503PBER); the protein is MAAAAVAPTSTTGFVCMWNGTKDGADAFVDYGNGNTNINEPQKVNIVAHDIRHLEPKPSLAGDGYELADHVSNLSTEDMLAGNTPEGRKLIETEYYAECKKIIADITKAPIVEPYIFRIRQNGAHPRDFGTKNVANKGMTSASLPIAHVDRDRRTLRDGIIEYFGEEEAERLFKKHKRYAQINVWRGVDEVIKKWPLIFINHAQVPNWDYDSHMATVTPINDPRVAIRGQKAQDSVLKYAAEYSYYYVSDMKKEEVLVFSSGDSDAARVVPHGAFWDDNTADDAPTRRSLEVRAWVFFDDEE
- a CDS encoding hypothetical protein (COG:S; EggNog:ENOG503NU52) produces the protein MAVMATVATGSTSALAAVDTEPISEQPVSDGVDDVDVPPPYSVWSPWQKKLIVAGAAFGGFFNPITAQVYLPALTVLEDEFGVTEAEINLTVTTYMIFQGLTPILFSGFTDTLGRRPGYIFCFIVYISANIALALANDYEDLLVIRCFQSAGSATIMVICQAVVADIITSAERGAYIALTAIPSILGPSLGPVIGGAMTQYLGWRSIFWMLTIAAGINFLLMLLFIPETCRKVVGDGSVRPPWWCQSVYQWFYYRRHPSVPQNLNSLEKSAYTTDEGKLKYATSHLFSSFALLREKELALLLIIGGTVFTGVYAVGTAMPALLQNLYGFTPMQIGLMYLPLAGGSILAVVFVGPGMNWNLRRHARKLGMPVDKKTKMDLSRFPIEKVRLEIAFPFLLLGVGIITSWGWITVNMVEIEKVIIVVLFLGVGLVGVNNVVNALIVDIYPDTAGAALAAYNLAKCIMGAASSGFVAPMILGMGMGPAFTLLGCLYLLLVPIILLVMWKGVVWRTSRHARELRKKGSILVREHEPQESVSDTDMASTPQKETTSTEILPAEKDARSTS
- a CDS encoding hypothetical protein (EggNog:ENOG503P7PG) — translated: MDTTNTKRFFDNPIIRTFLGLHNFLVLASSTILTGILSYFLHHYHYRNTHLVYQEVIAVVTLFLYLFATFLPAFKFYRGYMLPLNLLLSYFWLTSLIFSSQDYAGNRCLYNSPPFVNRCRLKHTIQAFWIIGFSYLFLNAILEALMWAGSRTNRLLHGGDIEKDRPLTSGNAVPVSNGHGTTTTV